In Vibrio mangrovi, the DNA window AGTGACACATATTGATTCATCTCATGTGTATTATGAATTTGACGAGCTAGAAATCTATCAGGGTGATGTATTCACAGCTCCACTTAGTGGCGTCGATCTGATTTATGATCGGGCGGCATTGGTGTCAATTGCTCCATCCCAGAGATATGCATATGCCCAGCGGTTATGTTCGTTGCTGAAACCGGGTGGAAGGATTCTTCTGATTACGGTAGATTATGTACAGGATGAATTAGCCGGACCACCGTTTAGTGTTGACGCTGAACAGGTACAACAACTATTTCCGGGGATGAAAACAATGTTACTTTGTCGTCAGGAAGCGGATCAGCATCATCCGAAGATTGCCAGACAAAATCTTACCCGATTTGCCGATGAAGTCTGGCTTATTGAAGCCTAGAGCATGTTGGTTGAAATGATAAAGGCCAGGTTATAAAGACCCGGCCTGTTTTTATTCTGCCATCATGTTTCATTTCTATTGTATTGTGGCTTTATACTGGCAGATTCATTGTCTTAGTAATGAATGATAATCTGACGGGCACATGCCAGAGCTGCTTCTTTGGCCTGCTCTACGTTTTCTCCTGTAGCCAGAGTTAC includes these proteins:
- a CDS encoding thiopurine S-methyltransferase; amino-acid sequence: MDKDFWLTKWASNRIGFHSTDVNPLLIEYWPALSPKGDEHVLVPLCGKSEDLVWLASKHQKVIGVELSEIAVRAFFAEHFYLPLVTHIDSSHVYYEFDELEIYQGDVFTAPLSGVDLIYDRAALVSIAPSQRYAYAQRLCSLLKPGGRILLITVDYVQDELAGPPFSVDAEQVQQLFPGMKTMLLCRQEADQHHPKIARQNLTRFADEVWLIEA